A DNA window from Microcystis aeruginosa NIES-843 contains the following coding sequences:
- the sfnG gene encoding dimethylsulfone monooxygenase SfnG translates to MVDIKFAYWVPNVSGGLVVSKIPQNTDWTYDYNAWLAQTAEEVGFEYALAQARFIASYGAEYQLEAFATVAALAPVTKKITLIAAVHPGLWHPGVVAKIGSTIDFISKGRFALNIVSGWFKGEFTIYGEPWLDHDERYRRSEEFIRILKGLWTEDEFHFKGDFYRINGGWVKPRPVNNHPHPEIFQGGNSKAARQMAGRVSDWYFMNGNSIEGVREQIEEVSALARQASRSIKFGLNAFILVRDTEKEAHELLREIIAKADKEAVEGFGEAVKQAGSATSEKVGMWANSNFEDLVQYNDGFRTGLIGTKEQVAEKIQQFHAVGVDLILGGFLHYTDDLPAFGREVIPLVRQLESRRSPREEFALV, encoded by the coding sequence ATGGTAGATATTAAGTTCGCTTACTGGGTTCCCAATGTTAGTGGCGGGTTAGTGGTGAGTAAAATCCCGCAAAACACCGATTGGACCTACGATTACAACGCTTGGCTGGCACAGACTGCCGAAGAAGTCGGGTTCGAGTACGCGTTAGCCCAAGCCCGATTCATCGCCAGCTACGGCGCGGAGTATCAACTAGAGGCCTTTGCCACCGTCGCCGCCCTAGCCCCCGTAACCAAGAAAATCACCCTAATCGCCGCCGTCCATCCCGGTTTATGGCATCCCGGGGTCGTCGCCAAAATCGGCTCGACGATCGATTTCATTTCCAAAGGTCGTTTCGCCCTCAACATCGTCAGTGGCTGGTTCAAGGGTGAATTCACCATCTATGGTGAACCTTGGCTCGATCACGATGAACGCTATCGACGCTCCGAGGAATTCATTCGCATCCTCAAGGGACTGTGGACAGAAGACGAATTCCACTTCAAAGGGGATTTTTATCGCATCAACGGCGGTTGGGTCAAACCCCGCCCCGTTAATAATCATCCCCATCCCGAAATCTTTCAGGGGGGTAACTCCAAAGCCGCCCGACAGATGGCCGGTCGGGTATCGGACTGGTATTTCATGAACGGCAACTCGATCGAGGGAGTCCGCGAACAGATCGAGGAAGTTTCCGCCCTTGCCCGTCAAGCCAGCCGTAGTATCAAGTTCGGTCTCAACGCCTTTATCCTCGTCCGTGATACCGAAAAAGAAGCCCACGAGTTACTGCGGGAGATTATCGCCAAAGCCGACAAAGAGGCCGTGGAAGGATTTGGCGAAGCAGTCAAACAAGCGGGTTCCGCCACCAGTGAAAAAGTGGGAATGTGGGCCAACTCGAACTTTGAAGATCTAGTACAGTACAACGATGGATTCCGTACCGGACTGATCGGCACAAAAGAACAGGTAGCGGAAAAAATCCAGCAGTTTCACGCCGTGGGGGTCGATTTGATTCTCGGTGGTTTCCTGCACTATACGGACGATTTACCCGCCTTCGGTCGCGAGGTGATTCCGCTCGTGCGGCAACTGGAATCCCGTCGTTCCCCCAGAGAAGAGTTCGCCCTGGTTTAA
- a CDS encoding sodium:solute symporter family protein: MEGISLAQAAPLGPIEGIVTLIALGLAMLIVSYYAKWKLVKNTHDFVIAGRKLGLGFGIAGLLSVWTWVIGILLPIGVTFKYGLSGLFWFTVPNGAAVIAVIPFAKKLRRLMPHGYTISEFISARYAGAKLARVVVVAGILFGAIQIVTVNLKGASLMVATIFGLPEGVVATISSIVILLYISLGGLWASMATSTLMCLLIMVPSVLVTTAVLGQVGGAEAVWQTVQSQGGELLSVTRPDAFQNFGLTFALALITATIAGQEFWQVAWGIKERELGKTFFWGGGLYYVVALCLGVVGLVGIALKVDLARDLGGDPAALGPFLVSHLGLPDWVIYLFVIIVLSACYSTCDGTLAAVSSVSAVDVIKPLFPAISDRSLFAWTRFSMVLAAGISVAVVLSGIDLVTLVLGTSIIRAAVLVPLVLSIVWSRMNATAFTAWTIIGLIAGVFALAKFGEEIGTYTVVAVSTIVPIVIALTNSRRFDYTQLRQAQDLSEIPDTSSVALR; encoded by the coding sequence ATGGAAGGGATTAGTCTCGCTCAGGCGGCTCCCCTTGGACCGATCGAGGGAATTGTCACCCTGATCGCGTTAGGTCTGGCTATGTTGATTGTTTCCTACTACGCTAAGTGGAAACTGGTAAAAAACACCCACGATTTTGTGATTGCCGGTCGCAAGCTGGGTTTAGGATTCGGGATTGCCGGCTTGCTTTCCGTCTGGACTTGGGTGATCGGGATTTTACTGCCGATCGGGGTCACCTTTAAGTACGGATTATCGGGCTTATTTTGGTTTACCGTCCCCAATGGTGCGGCGGTCATTGCCGTGATTCCCTTTGCCAAAAAGTTACGGCGATTGATGCCCCACGGTTATACCATCAGCGAGTTTATCTCCGCTCGTTACGCGGGAGCAAAATTGGCTCGCGTGGTCGTAGTCGCTGGTATCCTCTTCGGGGCGATCCAAATTGTCACGGTGAATCTCAAGGGAGCATCCCTGATGGTGGCCACGATCTTCGGTCTTCCGGAGGGGGTAGTCGCAACCATCTCCTCGATCGTCATTCTCCTGTACATCAGTTTAGGGGGACTCTGGGCATCCATGGCTACTTCTACCTTGATGTGTTTGCTGATTATGGTTCCCTCTGTCCTGGTCACCACGGCGGTCTTAGGCCAGGTGGGAGGGGCGGAAGCCGTGTGGCAGACCGTACAGAGTCAGGGCGGCGAACTTCTTTCGGTGACGCGACCGGATGCCTTCCAGAATTTCGGCTTAACCTTCGCCCTCGCACTGATTACTGCCACGATCGCCGGACAGGAATTCTGGCAGGTGGCTTGGGGGATCAAAGAACGGGAATTAGGCAAAACCTTTTTCTGGGGTGGGGGACTCTACTATGTGGTCGCCCTCTGTCTAGGGGTGGTAGGGCTGGTGGGCATCGCGCTCAAGGTGGATCTGGCCCGGGATCTTGGTGGTGATCCCGCCGCCTTGGGTCCTTTTTTGGTTTCCCATTTAGGTTTGCCCGATTGGGTGATCTACCTGTTCGTGATCATTGTGCTGTCGGCCTGCTATTCCACCTGTGACGGCACATTGGCGGCGGTTAGTTCGGTTTCTGCGGTGGATGTGATCAAGCCCCTGTTCCCCGCTATTTCCGATCGCTCCCTCTTCGCTTGGACGCGGTTTTCGATGGTCTTAGCGGCGGGAATTTCGGTGGCGGTGGTGCTATCGGGAATCGATCTGGTGACGCTGGTACTGGGGACTTCCATCATCCGCGCCGCCGTTCTCGTGCCTCTGGTACTGTCGATCGTCTGGTCGCGAATGAATGCCACGGCCTTTACCGCCTGGACGATCATCGGTCTGATTGCCGGGGTTTTCGCCCTCGCCAAGTTCGGCGAGGAGATCGGTACCTATACGGTAGTCGCAGTCAGCACGATCGTCCCAATTGTGATTGCCTTGACCAATTCCCGACGCTTCGATTACACCCAACTACGTCAGGCACAGGATCTATCCGAGATACCGGACACTTCTTCTGTCGCGCTGCGATAA
- a CDS encoding SfnB family sulfur acquisition oxidoreductase, which produces MTTLVNVATEPTAHLIQDDQEAIAVAKELAAEFLQEDSLRDRERRLPVEEVKKFSRSGLWGIIVPKEYGGAGVSYATLAQVIAIIAEADSSLGQIPQNHLYMVEAIRLDGTEEQKRFFFDLVLQGKRFGNAFSEIGTKSVTDVQTKLTRSGDGYVLNGRKYYSAGALLAHWIPTIAADENGNTIVAFVERDAEGLTLLDDWTSFGQRTTASGTTILENVLVKPEHVIPHYLAFERATPMGAVAQIIQAAVDVGIAKAALRDTLYFVRNHTRPWVDSNQEKGFEDPLTLYNLGNVILQIHAAEALLRRAGEFIDAAYESGLEEAKVVESSIAVAEAKALATEASLLATNKLFELAGTKSTLEEFNYDRHWRNARAHTLHDPVRWKYYAIGNYFLNGANPPRHPWL; this is translated from the coding sequence ATGACCACGTTAGTAAATGTTGCAACGGAACCGACCGCCCATCTGATTCAAGACGATCAAGAAGCGATCGCTGTGGCCAAAGAACTGGCCGCAGAATTTCTCCAAGAGGATTCCCTCCGCGATCGCGAACGCCGTCTACCGGTGGAGGAGGTAAAAAAATTCTCGCGCAGCGGGCTATGGGGGATCATCGTTCCCAAGGAATACGGGGGTGCGGGCGTATCCTACGCCACCCTAGCGCAAGTGATCGCCATTATTGCCGAGGCGGATTCTAGTTTGGGACAGATTCCCCAGAATCACCTCTATATGGTGGAAGCGATCCGGCTCGACGGTACGGAGGAACAGAAGCGATTTTTCTTTGACCTGGTACTGCAAGGCAAACGGTTTGGGAACGCCTTCTCGGAGATCGGCACCAAGTCAGTGACGGACGTGCAAACCAAATTAACTCGATCGGGCGATGGCTACGTTCTCAACGGACGCAAGTATTACTCCGCCGGCGCCCTGCTGGCCCATTGGATTCCCACGATCGCCGCCGATGAGAACGGCAATACGATCGTCGCCTTTGTGGAACGGGACGCGGAAGGCTTGACTCTGCTCGATGATTGGACGAGTTTCGGTCAACGCACCACCGCAAGCGGCACGACGATTCTCGAAAATGTCCTGGTGAAACCGGAACACGTCATCCCTCACTATCTAGCTTTTGAACGGGCGACCCCGATGGGTGCGGTGGCACAGATTATCCAAGCGGCGGTGGACGTGGGCATCGCCAAGGCCGCCCTGCGGGATACCCTGTATTTCGTCCGCAACCATACCCGTCCCTGGGTGGATAGTAACCAGGAGAAGGGTTTTGAAGATCCCCTGACTCTCTACAATCTGGGCAACGTGATCCTACAGATCCACGCCGCGGAAGCCCTACTACGGCGGGCCGGGGAATTTATCGACGCAGCCTATGAATCCGGGTTAGAGGAGGCGAAAGTAGTGGAATCGTCGATCGCCGTCGCCGAGGCCAAAGCGCTCGCCACGGAAGCCTCCCTACTGGCCACCAATAAACTCTTTGAACTGGCCGGCACGAAGTCCACCCTAGAGGAATTTAACTACGATCGCCACTGGCGCAACGCCCGCGCCCACACCCTCCACGATCCGGTGCGCTGGAAATACTATGCGATCGGCAATTACTTCCTCAACGGTGCCAACCCGCCCCGCCATCCTTGGCTATAA
- the ssuD gene encoding FMNH2-dependent alkanesulfonate monooxygenase, producing MQLLWFIPTHGDGRYLGTAIGGRSVTFAYMLQIARAVDDLGYTGALLPTGRSCEDAWIVASTLVTHTRQMRFLVAVRPGLVSPGVAARMAATFDRLSEGRLLINVVTGGDPVELAGDGVHLNHDDRYRLTDEFLTVWRQLLSKPNTDFQGDYLRIEGGKVLFPPVQKPHPPLWFGGSSPIAHEIAAKHVDVYLTWGEPPSAVAEKIITVRRLAEARGRTLRFGIRLHVIVRETASEAWETAETLIRYVDEEAIATAQNAYARMDSEGQRRMSQLHNGSRAALEISPNLWAGVGLVRGGAGTALVGDADTVARRLLEYRDLGIETFILSGYPHLEEAYRAAELLFPRLPVESAPIRPQPVQVLAPFGEIVAHI from the coding sequence ATGCAATTACTCTGGTTTATCCCGACCCACGGCGACGGACGTTATCTGGGAACGGCGATCGGCGGGAGAAGCGTTACTTTCGCATATATGTTGCAGATTGCGCGTGCCGTAGACGATTTAGGCTACACGGGTGCGCTTTTACCGACCGGGCGTTCCTGCGAGGACGCGTGGATCGTCGCTTCCACCCTCGTCACGCACACGCGACAGATGCGCTTTCTCGTGGCGGTGCGGCCGGGGTTAGTTTCTCCTGGGGTGGCGGCGAGAATGGCGGCCACTTTTGATCGCCTTTCCGAGGGGCGCTTACTAATTAACGTCGTCACGGGAGGCGATCCAGTGGAATTGGCGGGAGATGGCGTACATTTAAACCATGATGATCGCTACCGTCTAACCGATGAATTTCTAACGGTGTGGCGACAACTATTATCGAAACCGAACACGGACTTTCAAGGCGATTACCTGCGGATCGAGGGAGGAAAAGTCCTGTTTCCCCCCGTACAGAAGCCCCACCCACCCCTTTGGTTCGGTGGCTCCTCGCCCATCGCCCACGAGATCGCCGCTAAACACGTCGATGTCTATCTAACCTGGGGCGAACCCCCGTCCGCGGTGGCCGAAAAAATCATCACCGTGCGCCGTTTAGCCGAGGCCCGCGGTCGGACACTCCGATTCGGCATTCGTTTACACGTTATCGTCAGGGAAACGGCCAGCGAAGCGTGGGAGACGGCGGAGACATTGATCCGCTATGTAGACGAGGAAGCGATCGCCACCGCCCAAAACGCCTACGCGCGCATGGACTCGGAAGGGCAACGGCGGATGAGTCAATTGCACAACGGCAGTCGCGCCGCCTTGGAAATTAGCCCAAATCTCTGGGCTGGGGTGGGTTTGGTACGCGGGGGAGCGGGAACCGCTCTCGTGGGGGATGCGGATACGGTAGCGCGCCGTCTGCTCGAATACCGAGATCTCGGTATCGAGACGTTTATTCTCTCCGGTTATCCCCATCTAGAGGAAGCCTACCGGGCTGCCGAACTGTTGTTTCCCCGTTTACCAGTAGAGAGCGCGCCGATCCGACCCCAACCCGTTCAGGTTCTCGCTCCTTTCGGCGAGATCGTTGCCCATATCTAA
- a CDS encoding LysR family transcriptional regulator, with protein MSRITSEDITLNHLKILKTVDDSGSFSKAAYQLGYSQSLISKKVKQLEDYFGVLLVNRSPGSIKLTNQGRKLISETFQVIETVETLQREFQLTLSADGEDLILGATPLILEVWLKHYWRRFRLCFPSRNIQEISLSAQGLLAESSPKNLDILLNSFSAYKDKHHCTRLTTHRFQLISFGKNDLFPSKKLIKISDINPTDLVLLDEIYQELCKNQVVLNYLRDVRIIESYQELLDSVQKSHKSTILPDFCQFNSLLNYPASIIPIQDVNEYGVYLHVPHFSELLILGESLVRSFRLDQDDLAISPQPNLIFASDTLPTENILRVGIQRDSIGQFIASYGVKYVFDLQRESNEKPIFQKNIEIDRNFTLQIVEFACGEQMNQQMKRGDLDICILDDISLLNNGTMFFNNLSFGSKLIGIASYNIFGEDLRILLPKDSPIATVPELRGKRISTLFGSNAHRFIITLFNLYGLEISRDCHLVNEDPHTASMSFRKKQIDAYVCCDTFTSIFQEYVSAKKLPLEQNFGLRIPSLRGIVCRSRFLKENPKLVIAYLHDLVIANHWFHSDSARAIKLLNDVTWVCPDRVFQFFAPASGNHTDPTLKPQWSWLLKTLNRRLDGQYGISLFDVDFWMDDYFLRLVYNLLELDYHFHQISFSSQLSNGYFPEEKFNRYAQVL; from the coding sequence ATGAGTCGAATTACCTCGGAAGACATTACCCTAAATCACCTGAAAATTCTCAAGACGGTCGATGATTCTGGTAGCTTTTCTAAAGCGGCCTATCAATTGGGCTATAGTCAATCATTAATTAGCAAAAAAGTCAAGCAATTAGAGGATTATTTTGGAGTATTGCTGGTTAATCGCTCCCCTGGCTCGATCAAACTAACCAATCAGGGTAGAAAGCTAATTTCTGAAACCTTTCAGGTGATAGAAACCGTGGAAACCCTTCAACGAGAGTTTCAGCTGACCTTAAGTGCCGACGGAGAAGACTTAATTCTCGGTGCTACCCCTTTAATTTTAGAAGTCTGGTTAAAACATTACTGGCGACGATTTCGGCTTTGCTTTCCAAGTCGAAATATTCAAGAGATTTCCCTATCCGCTCAAGGTTTATTGGCCGAATCCTCGCCCAAAAACCTTGATATTCTGCTCAACAGTTTCTCCGCTTATAAAGATAAACATCATTGTACTAGACTAACTACCCACCGCTTCCAACTTATTTCTTTCGGTAAGAATGATCTATTTCCTAGCAAAAAATTGATTAAAATCTCAGATATAAACCCAACTGACTTGGTTCTTTTAGATGAAATTTATCAAGAGCTTTGTAAAAATCAAGTTGTATTAAACTATCTAAGGGATGTACGAATCATTGAAAGTTATCAAGAACTTCTCGATTCTGTGCAAAAAAGCCATAAATCAACTATCCTGCCTGATTTTTGCCAATTTAATTCCCTCTTGAATTATCCAGCATCGATAATACCTATACAGGATGTCAACGAATATGGAGTCTATCTGCACGTCCCTCATTTTAGCGAGCTATTAATATTAGGAGAAAGTTTGGTTAGAAGTTTTCGCCTCGATCAGGATGATTTAGCCATTTCCCCGCAACCGAATCTTATTTTTGCCAGCGATACTTTGCCAACGGAAAATATACTCAGAGTTGGAATTCAACGGGATTCGATCGGACAGTTTATCGCCAGCTATGGAGTTAAATATGTTTTCGATCTACAGCGAGAGTCCAACGAAAAACCAATTTTTCAGAAAAATATCGAGATCGATCGAAATTTTACCTTACAGATCGTTGAATTCGCTTGTGGTGAACAAATGAATCAACAAATGAAAAGAGGAGATTTAGATATTTGTATTTTAGACGATATTTCTCTTTTAAACAATGGTACTATGTTTTTTAACAATCTCAGTTTCGGTTCTAAACTAATCGGGATTGCCTCTTATAATATTTTCGGTGAAGATCTGAGGATTCTGCTTCCTAAAGACTCTCCAATCGCCACCGTCCCAGAACTAAGAGGCAAGCGTATTTCTACCTTATTTGGTTCCAACGCGCATCGATTTATTATCACTCTTTTTAACCTGTACGGACTGGAGATTAGTCGAGATTGTCACTTGGTTAATGAAGATCCACATACGGCAAGTATGAGCTTTAGAAAAAAGCAAATAGATGCCTATGTATGTTGTGATACTTTTACTTCTATTTTTCAAGAATACGTTTCAGCCAAAAAATTACCCCTAGAGCAAAATTTCGGTTTAAGAATTCCTTCCCTTAGAGGCATTGTTTGTCGATCGCGGTTTCTCAAAGAAAACCCCAAACTTGTTATCGCTTACCTACACGACTTGGTAATCGCCAATCATTGGTTTCATTCAGATTCCGCAAGAGCGATCAAGTTGTTAAACGATGTAACATGGGTTTGTCCTGATCGGGTATTTCAGTTCTTCGCTCCTGCCTCTGGAAACCACACCGATCCCACCCTAAAACCCCAATGGTCTTGGCTATTAAAAACCCTCAATCGTAGGTTAGATGGACAATACGGTATCTCATTATTTGACGTAGATTTTTGGATGGACGATTATTTTTTACGGCTAGTCTATAATTTACTCGAACTAGATTACCATTTCCATCAGATTTCTTTTTCGAGCCAACTCTCTAATGGTTATTTTCCAGAGGAAAAATTTAATCGGTACGCTCAAGTTTTATAA
- a CDS encoding LLM class flavin-dependent oxidoreductase — translation MPLQFGIWAPVCGGWLRVINPERNWSISDLVELAVQADRVGYDFYYIPEHYLNAVHGPDHDVTDPWLTAGAVSLATQEIKIVTAVQPGFKLPAVVAKLSAALQNQPGGGRFGLSGIAGWWQLEVESYGDVWLSHGDRYARLEEYLQIIRGLWTTADFNYRGKYYTITQGILAERPTPLPLVFIAGESERAIDLAARLGDYLFINADDVEKTAALVEKVKRWASDRYQRQIQVAMSAFAIVRPTRVEAESRLDKIYRSADTRKIRYFQQQIDANAVAHNKLDIGQTIEANLGLSARFVGDPQTVIRRLRDYESIGVDLIIFKFESTREDALYFHQQVIDRYSHPYPLISR, via the coding sequence ATGCCGCTTCAGTTTGGAATTTGGGCACCCGTTTGTGGTGGATGGTTGCGAGTGATTAACCCGGAGAGAAATTGGTCGATTTCCGATCTGGTCGAGTTGGCCGTTCAAGCCGATCGAGTGGGCTATGATTTCTACTACATTCCCGAACACTATCTCAATGCGGTACACGGGCCGGATCATGACGTAACTGACCCTTGGCTCACGGCTGGCGCGGTGAGTTTAGCGACCCAAGAGATTAAAATCGTCACGGCCGTACAACCGGGGTTTAAATTGCCCGCAGTGGTGGCCAAGCTAAGTGCCGCTCTCCAGAATCAACCCGGTGGAGGCCGGTTCGGTTTGAGCGGGATCGCGGGGTGGTGGCAACTAGAAGTGGAAAGCTACGGTGATGTTTGGCTCTCCCACGGCGATCGCTACGCTAGATTAGAAGAATATCTTCAGATTATTCGGGGATTATGGACGACTGCCGATTTTAATTATCGGGGCAAATATTACACGATCACCCAGGGCATTTTAGCCGAGCGACCGACACCGCTTCCTCTCGTTTTTATTGCGGGGGAATCGGAACGAGCGATCGATCTAGCGGCTCGTTTGGGGGATTATCTTTTTATTAATGCGGATGATGTGGAAAAAACGGCCGCGCTGGTGGAGAAGGTAAAACGATGGGCGAGCGATCGCTATCAACGGCAGATTCAAGTAGCGATGAGCGCTTTCGCCATTGTCCGCCCTACCAGGGTCGAAGCCGAGTCCAGACTAGACAAGATTTATCGCTCTGCCGACACTCGAAAAATTCGTTATTTCCAACAACAAATCGATGCCAATGCAGTAGCCCACAATAAACTAGATATCGGTCAAACGATCGAGGCAAATCTTGGCCTCTCGGCTCGATTTGTCGGTGATCCACAGACGGTGATCCGTCGCTTGAGAGACTACGAATCTATCGGAGTTGACCTGATTATCTTCAAGTTTGAATCCACCCGGGAAGATGCTCTCTATTTTCATCAACAGGTGATCGATCGATACTCACACCCCTATCCTTTAATTTCTCGGTGA
- the ssuE gene encoding NADPH-dependent FMN reductase, which yields MANILSIAGNPTAPSKTYGFVQYVNELLEKEGFHTDTIAVRDFSPEDLIYGRYDSPALEPIKALLGQADGIIVATPIYKAAYTGLLKAFLDLLPQGAFANKVVLPIATGGTIAHLLAIDYALKPVLSELKARHILGGIYAIDKQLQFQASGQLQPDEEIGQRTQEAVRDFVVAVNLHRAATKEKTPTPLPVHT from the coding sequence ATGGCGAATATTCTCTCGATCGCTGGCAATCCCACCGCTCCTTCTAAAACCTACGGATTCGTTCAATACGTCAACGAACTCCTAGAAAAAGAGGGATTTCATACCGATACGATCGCCGTGCGGGACTTCTCGCCGGAAGACCTCATCTACGGACGCTACGATAGTCCGGCCCTAGAACCGATAAAAGCTCTACTAGGACAGGCCGACGGGATTATCGTGGCCACCCCGATCTACAAGGCCGCCTACACCGGACTGCTGAAAGCTTTCTTGGATTTACTGCCGCAGGGGGCGTTCGCCAACAAAGTGGTACTGCCGATCGCCACTGGAGGCACGATCGCTCATCTACTGGCGATCGATTATGCCCTCAAGCCGGTTCTCTCGGAACTGAAGGCGCGTCACATTCTCGGCGGTATTTATGCGATCGATAAACAATTGCAATTCCAGGCCTCTGGCCAACTCCAACCCGATGAGGAGATCGGGCAAAGAACCCAAGAGGCGGTACGGGATTTCGTCGTTGCGGTGAACCTACATCGAGCGGCCACGAAGGAAAAAACCCCTACCCCCCTGCCCGTACATACATAA